From Pulveribacter suum, a single genomic window includes:
- the purL gene encoding phosphoribosylformylglycinamidine synthase, with protein MTLHITSIEGGNALTSFRAQQLQPSLAAIHPKITAIAARFVHLVAQEGAPGAADRSRLAALLTYGDPYCGPSDGAVLYVTPRLGTVSPWASKATDIAHNCGLAVRRIERITEYRISLKGGLLSGTPELSHEQLAQIAALLHDRMTESVVTSVEQAQQLFTELQAEPMAFVDVLAGGHAALQAANSAWGLALAEDEIDYLVQAFGRLGRNPTDVELMMFAQANSEHCRHKIFNAQFTIDGMPQEKSLFGMIRHTEATSPQHTIVAYADNASIMEGSQVEQFFAKFDSFADQISAPSYQKHSATQHVLMKVETHNHPTAISPFPGASTGAGGEIRDEGATGRGSKPKAGLAGFTVSKLWGSDVGRPEHIASPLQIMTEGPLGGAAFNNEFGRPNLTGYFREYEQQIAGVLRGYHKPIMIAGGLGSIDARQTKKIEFPAGTLLIQLGGPGMRIGMGGGAASSMASGTNAAELDFDSVQRGNPEIERRAQEVINHCWEQGEANPILAIHDVGAGGLSNAFPELVNDAGRGARFDLRAVQLEESGLAPKEIWSNESQERYVLAIAPESLAQFTAFCERERCPFAVIGTATGERQLVLEDTAAPAGQAQRLPVDMPLDVLLGKPPRMHRDVQSVTREVPPLDVDGVALQQAVIDVLAHPTVASKRFLVTIGDRTVGGLTHRDQMVGPWQVPVADVAVTLADYVGFAGEAMAMGERTPLAAINAPASGRMAVAESITNLLAAPIELPRVKLSANWMAACGEPGEDAALYETVRAVGMQLCPQLGISIPVGKDSLSMRTQWTDETGAQKKVTSPVSLIVTAFATLQDVRGTLTPQLDAQEEDTTLVLVDLARGQMRMGGSILAQVLGQAGGAVPDLDDAKDLIALVDAVNALRQGGLILAYHDRSDGGLLAAAAEMAFAGHVGVALNVDMLVTEGDGITDSRMETGDAKNWASQVSGRREELTLRALFNEELGALLQVRTGQRDQVMQVLRAHGLAACSHIVGKTRPLSSAMDEGKGELQVWRDARKIFAAQLADLHQVWDAVSWKICQQRDNPACADQEHAAAGDPQDPGLHVHLTFDPQEDVAAPFVHTARPRVAVLREQGVNSHVEMAYAFTEAGFEAFDVHMSDLQAGRAALKDYAGIVACGGFSYGDTLGAGIGWARSITFNPRLSEQFQQFFARTDTFGLGVCNGCQMFAELADIIPGAQDWPRFTTNQSHRFEARLSQVEVLDSPSLFFAGMAGSRLPIAVAHGEGYANFQYRGNEERVLRSLRFVDNAGQPTERYPFNPNGSAGGLTAVTTADGRFTALMPHPERVFRNIQMSWTDLAATGGQDAHSPWMRLWRNARRWVA; from the coding sequence GTGACCCTGCACATCACTTCGATCGAGGGCGGCAATGCCCTCACCAGTTTTCGCGCCCAGCAGTTGCAGCCCTCGCTGGCGGCCATCCACCCCAAGATCACGGCCATCGCCGCGCGCTTCGTGCACCTGGTGGCGCAGGAGGGCGCGCCCGGCGCTGCCGACCGCTCGCGCCTGGCGGCCCTGCTGACCTATGGCGACCCTTACTGCGGCCCGAGCGACGGCGCGGTGCTGTATGTCACGCCGCGCCTGGGCACCGTCTCGCCCTGGGCGTCCAAGGCGACCGACATCGCGCACAACTGCGGCCTTGCCGTACGGCGCATCGAGCGCATCACCGAGTACCGCATCAGCCTCAAGGGCGGCCTGCTGTCGGGCACGCCCGAGCTGTCGCACGAGCAGCTGGCACAGATCGCCGCGCTGCTGCACGACCGCATGACCGAATCGGTGGTGACAAGCGTGGAGCAGGCGCAGCAGCTTTTTACCGAGCTGCAGGCCGAGCCCATGGCCTTCGTCGATGTGCTGGCCGGCGGCCATGCGGCGCTGCAGGCGGCCAACAGTGCCTGGGGCCTGGCGCTGGCCGAAGACGAGATCGACTACCTGGTGCAGGCCTTCGGCAGGCTGGGGCGCAACCCCACCGACGTGGAGCTGATGATGTTCGCCCAGGCCAACAGCGAGCACTGCCGGCACAAGATCTTCAACGCCCAGTTCACCATCGACGGCATGCCGCAGGAGAAATCGCTGTTCGGCATGATTCGCCACACCGAGGCCACTTCGCCCCAGCACACCATCGTGGCCTATGCCGACAACGCCTCCATCATGGAAGGCAGCCAGGTCGAGCAGTTCTTTGCCAAATTCGACTCTTTCGCAGACCAGATAAGCGCACCCAGCTATCAAAAACATAGTGCGACCCAGCACGTGCTGATGAAGGTGGAGACGCACAACCACCCCACGGCCATCTCACCCTTCCCCGGCGCGTCCACCGGCGCGGGCGGCGAGATCCGCGACGAGGGCGCCACCGGGCGCGGCTCCAAGCCCAAGGCAGGCCTGGCGGGTTTCACCGTCTCCAAGCTGTGGGGCAGCGACGTCGGCCGGCCGGAGCACATCGCCAGCCCGCTGCAAATCATGACCGAGGGCCCGCTGGGCGGCGCCGCGTTCAACAACGAGTTCGGCCGGCCCAACCTGACGGGCTACTTCCGCGAGTACGAGCAGCAGATCGCAGGCGTGCTGCGCGGCTACCACAAGCCCATCATGATCGCCGGTGGCTTAGGTTCCATCGACGCGCGCCAGACCAAGAAGATCGAGTTCCCTGCCGGCACGCTCTTGATCCAGCTGGGCGGGCCCGGCATGCGCATCGGCATGGGGGGCGGCGCGGCCAGCTCCATGGCCAGCGGCACCAACGCGGCCGAGCTGGACTTCGACTCCGTGCAGCGCGGCAACCCCGAGATCGAGCGCCGCGCCCAGGAAGTCATCAACCACTGCTGGGAGCAGGGCGAGGCCAACCCCATCCTGGCGATCCACGACGTGGGCGCGGGCGGGCTGTCCAACGCCTTCCCCGAGCTGGTGAACGACGCCGGCCGCGGCGCGCGCTTCGACCTGCGCGCCGTGCAGCTGGAGGAGTCCGGCCTGGCGCCCAAGGAGATTTGGAGCAACGAAAGCCAGGAGCGCTACGTGCTGGCCATCGCGCCGGAATCCCTGGCGCAGTTCACCGCCTTCTGCGAGCGCGAGCGCTGCCCGTTCGCCGTGATCGGCACGGCCACCGGCGAGCGCCAGCTGGTCCTGGAAGACACCGCTGCCCCCGCCGGCCAGGCCCAGCGCCTGCCCGTGGATATGCCGCTGGACGTGCTGCTGGGCAAGCCCCCGCGCATGCACCGCGACGTGCAGAGCGTCACGCGCGAGGTGCCGCCGCTGGACGTGGACGGCGTGGCGCTGCAGCAGGCCGTGATCGACGTGCTGGCCCACCCCACGGTGGCGAGCAAGCGCTTCCTGGTGACCATCGGCGACCGCACGGTGGGCGGTCTCACGCACCGTGACCAGATGGTCGGCCCCTGGCAGGTGCCGGTGGCCGACGTGGCCGTGACGCTGGCGGACTACGTCGGCTTTGCCGGCGAGGCCATGGCCATGGGCGAGCGTACGCCGCTGGCCGCCATCAACGCCCCGGCCTCTGGCCGCATGGCCGTGGCGGAAAGCATCACCAACCTGCTGGCGGCGCCCATCGAGCTGCCGCGCGTGAAGCTGTCGGCCAACTGGATGGCCGCCTGTGGCGAGCCCGGTGAAGACGCCGCGCTGTACGAGACCGTGCGCGCCGTGGGCATGCAGCTGTGTCCGCAGCTGGGCATCTCCATCCCGGTGGGCAAGGACAGCCTGTCCATGCGCACGCAGTGGACGGATGAAACGGGCGCGCAAAAGAAGGTCACCTCGCCCGTCAGCCTGATCGTCACGGCATTCGCCACGCTGCAGGACGTGCGCGGCACGCTCACGCCCCAGCTCGATGCCCAGGAGGAGGACACCACGCTGGTGCTGGTGGACCTGGCGCGCGGCCAGATGCGCATGGGCGGCTCCATCCTGGCGCAGGTGCTGGGCCAGGCCGGCGGCGCCGTGCCCGATCTGGACGACGCGAAAGACCTGATCGCCCTGGTCGATGCCGTGAACGCCCTGCGCCAGGGCGGCCTGATCCTCGCCTACCACGACCGCAGCGACGGTGGCCTGCTGGCCGCGGCCGCCGAGATGGCCTTTGCCGGCCACGTGGGCGTGGCGCTGAACGTGGACATGCTGGTCACCGAAGGCGATGGCATCACCGACAGCCGCATGGAGACCGGCGACGCCAAGAACTGGGCGAGCCAGGTCAGCGGCCGGCGCGAGGAACTCACCCTGCGCGCGTTGTTCAACGAGGAGCTGGGCGCACTGCTGCAGGTGCGCACGGGGCAGCGCGACCAGGTCATGCAGGTGCTGCGCGCGCACGGCCTGGCCGCATGCAGCCACATCGTCGGCAAGACGCGCCCGCTGTCCAGCGCCATGGACGAGGGCAAGGGCGAGCTGCAGGTCTGGCGCGACGCCAGGAAAATCTTCGCCGCGCAATTGGCGGACCTGCACCAGGTCTGGGACGCCGTCAGCTGGAAGATCTGCCAGCAGCGCGACAACCCCGCGTGCGCCGACCAGGAACACGCCGCCGCCGGCGACCCGCAAGACCCGGGCCTGCACGTGCACCTGACGTTCGACCCGCAAGAGGACGTGGCTGCGCCCTTCGTCCACACGGCCCGCCCGCGCGTTGCCGTGCTGCGCGAGCAGGGCGTGAACTCGCACGTGGAGATGGCCTACGCCTTCACCGAAGCCGGTTTCGAGGCCTTCGACGTGCACATGAGCGACCTGCAGGCCGGCCGTGCCGCGCTCAAGGATTACGCCGGCATCGTCGCCTGCGGGGGCTTCAGCTATGGCGACACGCTGGGCGCGGGCATCGGCTGGGCGCGCTCGATCACCTTCAACCCGCGGCTGTCCGAGCAGTTCCAGCAGTTCTTTGCCCGCACCGACACCTTCGGCCTGGGCGTGTGCAACGGCTGCCAGATGTTCGCGGAACTCGCCGACATCATCCCCGGCGCGCAGGACTGGCCGCGTTTCACCACCAACCAGAGCCACCGGTTCGAGGCGCGCCTGTCGCAGGTCGAGGTGCTGGACTCGCCCAGCCTCTTCTTCGCCGGCATGGCGGGCAGCCGCCTGCCGATTGCCGTGGCGCATGGCGAGGGCTATGCCAACTTCCAGTACCGCGGCAACGAAGAGCGCGTGCTGCGCAGCCTGCGCTTCGTGGACAACGCGGGCCAGCCCACCGAGCGCTATCCCTTCAACCCCAACGGCAGCGCTGGCGGCCTGACGGCCGTGACCACGGCGGACGGGCGCTTCACCGCGCTCATGCCGCACCCCGAGCGGGTGTTCCGCAACATCCAGATGAGCTGGACCGATCTGGCCGCCACCGGTGGGCAGGATGCGCACAGCCCTTGGATGCGCCTGTGGCGCAATGCCCGCCGCTGGGTCGCGTAA
- a CDS encoding DUF808 domain-containing protein, whose amino-acid sequence MAGASLLTLLDDIATILDDVALMSKMAARKSVAMADDVSVMTKVAAQKTASVLGDDLALNAEQVSGVRADRELPVVWAVARGSLINKAILVPTALLISAFAPWAITPLLMLGGTYLCLEGVEKLAHHGAPAADRAEAALERVGGKAASAADIARLEKSKVRGAVRTDFILSAEIIVITLGTVAQADFMQQVMVLSAIAVLMTVGVYGLVAGIVKMDDVGLWLTRMPGRLACRIGQTLVTAAPKLMKGLAVAGTAAMFLVGGGIIVHGVPPLAHAIESAGAKLAGWPLGGVWEFLATHLLGALVGAAVGAVALGVWTLVQRLRGKA is encoded by the coding sequence ATGGCCGGCGCCAGCCTTCTCACCCTGCTCGACGACATCGCCACCATCCTGGACGACGTGGCCCTCATGTCCAAGATGGCGGCGCGCAAGAGCGTTGCCATGGCCGACGATGTCTCCGTCATGACCAAGGTGGCGGCGCAGAAGACGGCCAGCGTGCTGGGCGACGACCTGGCGCTGAACGCCGAGCAGGTCAGCGGTGTGCGTGCCGACCGCGAGCTGCCCGTGGTCTGGGCCGTGGCGCGCGGCTCACTGATCAACAAGGCCATCCTGGTGCCCACGGCGCTTTTGATCAGCGCCTTTGCGCCCTGGGCCATCACACCGCTGCTGATGCTGGGCGGCACCTACCTGTGTCTGGAGGGCGTGGAAAAGCTGGCGCACCATGGCGCGCCAGCCGCCGACCGGGCGGAGGCGGCACTGGAGCGCGTGGGCGGCAAGGCGGCCAGCGCGGCCGACATCGCCCGGCTGGAGAAGTCCAAGGTGCGCGGCGCCGTCCGCACCGATTTCATCCTCTCAGCCGAGATCATTGTTATCACTCTGGGCACCGTGGCGCAGGCGGACTTCATGCAGCAGGTGATGGTGCTTTCGGCCATCGCGGTGCTCATGACCGTGGGCGTGTACGGCCTGGTCGCCGGCATCGTGAAGATGGACGACGTGGGCCTGTGGCTGACGCGCATGCCCGGCCGCCTGGCCTGCCGCATCGGCCAGACGCTGGTCACCGCGGCACCCAAGCTGATGAAGGGCTTGGCCGTGGCCGGCACGGCCGCGATGTTCCTGGTGGGCGGCGGGATCATCGTGCACGGCGTGCCTCCGCTGGCCCACGCCATCGAATCGGCCGGCGCGAAGCTCGCCGGCTGGCCGCTGGGTGGTGTCTGGGAGTTCCTCGCCACGCACCTGTTGGGCGCGCTGGTGGGCGCCGCGGTCGGCGCCGTGGCGCTGGGCGTGTGGACGCTGGTGCAGCGGCTGCGCGGCAAGGCCTGA
- a CDS encoding OmpW/AlkL family protein, whose product MHKTLLALAAVCAMTSGAAFAQQSTSEGPFMVRVRAVNLDSANKDSTGLGLSVNDKVIPELDVSYFFTPNIAAELILTYPQKHKLRADGLGQIGTLKHLPPTLLAQYHFTNFSGFKPYVGAGVNYTRFSGVRFEPAVQAALSPSIDKNSWGGALQVGVDIRLSKNLYLNLDVKKVFISTDVYAGGAKAGTFKVNPVLAGVGLGWRF is encoded by the coding sequence ATGCACAAGACCCTGCTGGCCCTGGCTGCCGTTTGCGCGATGACCTCGGGCGCCGCCTTCGCGCAACAGTCCACTTCTGAAGGCCCGTTCATGGTGCGCGTGCGCGCCGTGAACCTGGACAGCGCCAACAAGGACAGCACGGGCCTGGGCCTGTCGGTCAACGACAAGGTCATCCCCGAGCTGGATGTGAGCTACTTCTTCACGCCCAACATTGCCGCCGAGCTGATCCTGACCTACCCGCAAAAGCACAAGCTGCGCGCCGACGGCCTGGGCCAGATCGGCACCCTCAAGCACCTGCCGCCCACGCTGCTGGCGCAATACCACTTCACCAATTTCAGCGGCTTCAAGCCCTACGTGGGCGCCGGCGTGAACTACACGCGCTTTTCCGGCGTGCGCTTCGAGCCCGCCGTGCAGGCAGCGCTGAGCCCCAGCATCGACAAGAACAGCTGGGGCGGCGCGCTGCAGGTGGGCGTGGACATCCGGCTGTCCAAGAACCTGTACCTGAACCTGGACGTGAAGAAGGTGTTCATCAGCACCGATGTGTACGCCGGCGGTGCCAAGGCCGGCACCTTCAAGGTCAACCCGGTGCTGGCCGGCGTGGGCCTGGGCTGGCGCTTCTGA
- the egtD gene encoding L-histidine N(alpha)-methyltransferase — MSASLATPHATSPTPPRSAAGAAQPLAPPAERAQVIAGLLGRPASISPKYFYDERGSRLFEAITRLPEYYPTRTEQAVLRRHAQAIAQAVGRGGVVIEPGAGSCDKAQVLCRLLGATHFVGVDISADYLEGSVARLRAALPGLDARAVGGDITTAIELPRDVPQARRLVFYPGSSIGNFDPPAALALLRQMHALAQGQGGGLLIGIDLPKDAAVLQAAYDDAAGVTAQFNRNILTHVNRLIGSDFEPAQWRHEAFFNTVESRIEMHLAACGPQQVRWPGGTRSFAADERIHTENSYKYPLPAFVDLLERAGFTQPQAWTDERDWYALVHARA; from the coding sequence ATGTCTGCCTCCCTCGCCACCCCGCACGCTACCAGTCCCACCCCACCCCGGAGCGCGGCCGGCGCGGCACAGCCCCTGGCCCCGCCGGCCGAGCGGGCGCAGGTCATCGCCGGTCTGCTGGGCCGGCCGGCCAGCATCTCTCCCAAATACTTCTACGACGAGCGCGGCTCGCGGCTCTTCGAAGCCATCACCCGCCTGCCCGAGTACTACCCCACGCGCACTGAACAAGCCGTGCTGCGCCGCCACGCCCAGGCGATTGCCCAGGCCGTGGGCCGTGGCGGCGTGGTCATCGAGCCCGGCGCCGGCAGCTGCGACAAGGCGCAGGTGCTGTGCCGACTGCTGGGCGCCACGCATTTCGTGGGGGTGGATATCTCCGCCGACTATCTGGAAGGCAGCGTCGCACGCCTGCGTGCCGCGCTGCCGGGGCTGGACGCGCGCGCCGTGGGCGGCGACATCACCACCGCCATCGAGCTGCCGCGCGACGTGCCGCAGGCGCGGCGGCTGGTGTTCTACCCGGGCTCGTCCATTGGCAACTTCGACCCGCCCGCCGCCCTGGCGCTGCTGCGCCAGATGCACGCGCTGGCGCAAGGGCAGGGCGGCGGCCTGCTGATCGGCATCGACCTGCCCAAGGACGCGGCCGTGCTGCAGGCCGCCTACGACGACGCGGCCGGCGTGACGGCGCAGTTCAACCGCAACATCCTGACCCACGTAAACCGGCTCATTGGCAGCGACTTCGAGCCGGCCCAGTGGCGCCACGAGGCCTTCTTCAACACGGTCGAATCGCGCATCGAGATGCACTTGGCCGCCTGCGGCCCGCAGCAGGTGCGCTGGCCTGGTGGCACCCGCAGCTTTGCGGCAGACGAGCGCATCCACACCGAGAACAGCTACAAGTACCCGCTGCCCGCCTTCGTCGATCTGCTGGAACGCGCCGGCTTCACGCAGCCGCAGGCCTGGACGGACGAGCGCGACTGGTACGCCCTGGTGCACGCCCGCGCCTGA
- the map gene encoding type I methionyl aminopeptidase, which yields MSITTKDARGIAGMREAGRLASEVLDTITPHIKPGMTTNDVDRLAAECMAAQGTRSATLGYQPPGYPPYPKSLCTSLNHVVCHGIPNDKPLKKGDIMNVDVTVITQDGWYGDTSRMFLVGECSIAAKRLVNLTYEAMWLGIQQVKPGARLGDVGHAIQKFAEGHGLSVVREFCGHGIGDKFHDEPQVLHYGRPGTGETLIPGMTFTIEPMLNIGRREVKEHGNDGWTIVTKDHSLSAQWEHTVLVTETGFEVLTISQGYPALPAFVTATTT from the coding sequence ATGAGCATCACCACCAAAGACGCCCGGGGTATCGCGGGCATGCGCGAGGCCGGGCGCCTGGCCTCCGAAGTGCTGGACACCATCACGCCCCACATCAAGCCGGGCATGACAACCAACGACGTGGACCGCCTGGCCGCCGAGTGCATGGCCGCCCAGGGCACGCGCTCGGCCACGCTGGGCTACCAGCCGCCGGGCTACCCGCCGTATCCGAAGTCGCTGTGCACGTCGCTGAACCACGTGGTCTGCCACGGCATTCCCAACGACAAGCCCCTGAAGAAGGGCGACATCATGAACGTGGACGTCACCGTCATCACCCAGGATGGCTGGTACGGCGACACCAGCCGCATGTTCCTGGTGGGCGAGTGCTCCATCGCTGCCAAGCGCCTGGTCAACCTGACCTATGAGGCCATGTGGCTGGGCATCCAGCAGGTCAAGCCCGGCGCGCGCCTGGGCGACGTGGGCCACGCCATCCAGAAGTTTGCCGAAGGGCACGGCCTGTCGGTGGTGCGCGAATTCTGCGGCCACGGCATCGGCGACAAGTTCCATGACGAGCCGCAGGTGCTGCACTATGGCCGCCCCGGTACGGGCGAGACGCTGATCCCAGGCATGACCTTCACCATCGAGCCCATGCTCAACATCGGCCGGCGCGAGGTCAAGGAGCACGGCAACGACGGCTGGACCATCGTCACCAAGGACCACAGCCTGTCGGCGCAGTGGGAGCACACGGTGCTGGTGACCGAGACCGGCTTCGAGGTGCTGACCATCTCGCAGGGCTACCCCGCCCTGCCCGCCTTCGTGACTGCCACGACGACCTGA
- the egtB gene encoding ergothioneine biosynthesis protein EgtB, translated as MRLSASAMPLDAPEPAGAPHASACQRYAAVRAATLRLAEPLSPEDCGAQSMTEASPAKWHLAHTAWFFETFILEAHEEDFAPFDPEFRVLFNSYYQGVGAQHPRAQRGLLTRPDLATVLTWRDDVDARMQRLLQREPLAPEVAGLLELGLQHEQQHQELLLTDIKHLLSCNPTWPAYQAPPAAPPPPPAAPLVRWRRFEGGLVHIGHDGIGFAFDNETPRHPVWLQPYELATRLVTNAEYLAFVMAGGYGEPAHWLAEGWDWRASQGIGHPLYWRQDGHGWCEFTLAGRQPLVPAQPVVHLSYYEADAYARWAGARLPTEAEWEAAATSATPCLSGHFADQGVLHPLPAPADVPEGQPAQLFGDVWEWTQSSYAPYPGFTPAAGAVGEYNGKFMVNQYVLRGGSCATPSGHVRASYRNFFPAGARWQFSGLRLARDVR; from the coding sequence ATGCGCCTGTCCGCCAGCGCTATGCCCCTGGACGCCCCCGAGCCCGCCGGCGCTCCGCACGCCAGCGCCTGCCAGCGCTACGCCGCGGTGCGCGCGGCCACCCTCCGGCTGGCCGAGCCGCTGTCGCCCGAGGACTGCGGCGCCCAGTCCATGACCGAGGCCAGCCCCGCCAAGTGGCACCTGGCGCACACGGCCTGGTTCTTCGAGACCTTCATCTTGGAGGCGCACGAAGAAGACTTCGCGCCCTTCGACCCCGAGTTCCGCGTGCTGTTCAACTCCTACTACCAGGGCGTGGGCGCGCAGCACCCGCGCGCGCAGCGCGGGCTGCTCACCCGGCCCGACCTGGCCACCGTGCTGACCTGGCGCGACGATGTGGACGCGCGCATGCAGCGGCTGCTGCAGCGCGAGCCCCTGGCGCCCGAGGTGGCGGGCCTGCTGGAGCTGGGCCTTCAGCACGAGCAGCAGCACCAGGAGCTGCTGCTGACCGACATCAAGCACCTGCTGTCGTGCAACCCCACCTGGCCCGCCTACCAGGCGCCGCCCGCCGCGCCGCCGCCACCACCTGCCGCGCCGCTGGTGCGCTGGCGCCGCTTCGAGGGCGGCCTGGTGCACATCGGCCACGACGGCATAGGCTTTGCCTTTGACAACGAGACCCCGCGCCACCCGGTCTGGCTGCAGCCCTACGAGTTGGCTACCCGGCTGGTGACCAACGCCGAATACTTGGCCTTCGTGATGGCCGGCGGCTATGGCGAGCCCGCCCACTGGCTGGCCGAAGGCTGGGACTGGCGCGCCAGCCAGGGCATCGGCCACCCGCTGTACTGGCGCCAGGACGGCCACGGCTGGTGCGAATTCACCCTGGCCGGCCGCCAGCCCCTGGTGCCCGCGCAGCCGGTGGTGCACCTGTCGTACTACGAGGCCGACGCCTATGCTCGCTGGGCCGGCGCGCGCCTGCCCACCGAGGCCGAGTGGGAGGCCGCCGCCACCAGCGCCACGCCCTGCCTGTCCGGGCACTTTGCGGACCAGGGCGTGCTGCACCCGCTGCCCGCGCCGGCGGACGTGCCCGAAGGCCAGCCGGCCCAGCTGTTTGGCGACGTGTGGGAGTGGACGCAGTCCAGCTATGCGCCATACCCCGGCTTCACGCCCGCCGCCGGCGCGGTGGGCGAGTACAACGGCAAGTTCATGGTCAACCAGTACGTGCTGCGCGGCGGCTCCTGCGCCACGCCCTCCGGCCATGTGCGCGCCAGCTACCGCAACTTCTTTCCGGCCGGCGCGCGCTGGCAGTTCTCGGGCCTGCGCCTGGCGCGCGACGTGCGGTAA